In the Numida meleagris isolate 19003 breed g44 Domestic line chromosome 5, NumMel1.0, whole genome shotgun sequence genome, one interval contains:
- the SNCG gene encoding gamma-synuclein isoform X2, with the protein MDVFKKGFSIAKEGVVAAAEKTKQGVTEAAEKTKEGVMYVGTKTKEGVVQSVTSVAEKTKEQANVVGEAVVASVNTVASKTVEGAETIVATTGVVKKEDLAPPQPAAEGEAAAPGGTEGGGEGENEGN; encoded by the exons ATGGATGTCTTTAAGAAAGGGTTCTCCATCGCTAAAGAAGGTGtggtggctgctgcagaaaagaCCAAGCAGGGAGTGACAGAGGCTGCAGAGAAGACTAAAGAAGGTGTGATGTACGTAG GTACCAAAACCAAGGAAGGTGTAGTGCAGAGCGTGACCTCAG TTGCTGAGAAGACTAAGGAGCAGGCCAACGTGGTGGGAGAGGCAGTGGTAGCCAGTGTGAACACGGTGGCCAGCAAGACGGTAGAAGGAGCAGAGACCATCGTGGCCACTACAGGAGTTGTAAAAAAG GAGGACCTGGCTCCACCGCAGCCGGCGGCTGAGGGAGAGGCAGCTGCTCCAGGGGGCACAGAAGGCGGCGGAGAG GGTGAAAATGAAGGCAATTAA
- the SNCG gene encoding gamma-synuclein isoform X1, with protein MRALSRQLALQTPEENAAARPRRCCGTQHAPLAAEVGRGELLAPRTAAAGEDREAKGSGAAAGRGRAESAGAAAGPGSGPLRAARAARRQRGVCFLCGAAPRRRRCHPLQRNAAPGAAEPKTSSVGTKTKEGVVQSVTSASDSSEMTDFLLLKSQLLRRLRSRPTWWERQW; from the exons ATGAGGGCGCTGTCCCGGCAGCTCGCTCTGCAGACACCGGAGGAAAATGCTGCCGCCAGGCCCCGGAGGTGCTGTGGCACCCAGCACGCTCCTCTAGCCGCCGAGGTGGGGCGGGGGGAGCTGTTGGCTCCGCGCACCGCAGCAGCGGGAGAGGACCGAGAAGCGAAGGGCAGCGGAGCGGCTgccgggcggggccgggctgaGTCAGCGGGCgcggccgcggggccgggctcGGGCCCGTTGCGGGCTGCTCGTGCCGCCCGTCGGCAGCGGGGCGTTTGTTTCCTCTGCGGGGCAGCTCCGCGCCGCCGGCGGTGTCACCCCCTGCAGCGGAACGCGGCCCCGGGGGCGGCTGAACCCAAAACCTCGTCAGTCG GTACCAAAACCAAGGAAGGTGTAGTGCAGAGCGTGACCTCAG CCTCTGACAGCAGTGAGATGACTGACTTTCTGTTGTTGAAATCCCAGTTGCTGAGAAGACTAAGGAGCAGGCCAACGTGGTGGGAGAGGCAGTGGTAG